The proteins below are encoded in one region of Vibrio sp. ED004:
- the rlmH gene encoding 23S rRNA (pseudouridine(1915)-N(3))-methyltransferase RlmH produces MKIQLIAVGTKMPKWVEEGFQEYKRRFPHDMPLELIEITAGKRGKNADIARILQKEGEAMLAAVPKGNRIVTLDIPGRKWDTPQLAEQLESWKLDGRDVSILIGGPEGLAPACKAAADQSWSLSALTLPHPLVRVIMAESLYRAWSITANHPYHRE; encoded by the coding sequence TTGAAGATCCAGTTAATCGCAGTTGGCACAAAAATGCCAAAGTGGGTTGAAGAAGGGTTTCAAGAATACAAACGCCGCTTTCCTCACGATATGCCATTAGAACTCATTGAAATTACTGCCGGAAAACGCGGTAAAAATGCCGATATTGCACGCATTCTTCAAAAAGAAGGTGAAGCGATGCTGGCTGCAGTTCCAAAAGGCAACCGTATTGTCACGCTCGACATCCCAGGTAGAAAGTGGGATACCCCTCAACTTGCTGAGCAATTAGAAAGTTGGAAGCTGGATGGGCGTGACGTATCTATCCTAATTGGCGGGCCTGAAGGATTAGCACCTGCATGTAAAGCGGCTGCAGACCAAAGTTGGTCTCTGTCTGCGCTTACTCTCCCTCACCCATTAGTACGCGTTATCATGGCTGAAAGCTTGTATCGAGCTTGGAGCATCACTGCTAACCACCCTTATCATCGAGAATAA
- the lnt gene encoding apolipoprotein N-acyltransferase: MTKTFIHRLLRPLAAVFVGAITTLSFAPYSIWPLAILSPALLLLLIHNRPPKSALWIGYAWGLGQFTTGISWVYVSIDGFGGMPLAANLFLMALLVGYLAVYSGLFTWSLNKFFPANNLSRFFLAAPALWLISDWLRGWVMTGFPWLWLGYSQIDSPLGSFAPIGGVELVTLAIIVSASALAYTVINKAWSVAVIPAVVFSTGFGLRNIDWVTPNPDKTTSVVLIQGNVAQDSKWLPSHRWPTMMKYTDLSRENWDADIIIWPEAAIPAFEVEIPSFLRNLDSAAKMNNSSIITGVLNQSEDKKYYNSILSLGVNPYGEYSYDPNERYHKHHLLPFGEFVPFEDILRPLAPFFNLPMSSFSRGDYVQPNIVANGRHLAPALCYEIIFNDQVRQNVTDETDFILTLSNDAWFGRSIGPLQHMEIAQMRALELGKPLIRSTNNGVTAVTDHKGKIIKQIPQFETAVLKAELVSTDGQTPYHVVGTWPLYIWALLSLVIGWLVRRKD, translated from the coding sequence ATGACTAAGACTTTTATTCATCGCCTATTACGGCCGCTTGCGGCCGTTTTTGTTGGCGCTATAACAACCCTTTCATTCGCTCCATACTCAATATGGCCTCTTGCTATTCTCAGCCCAGCTTTGTTGCTGCTACTGATCCATAATCGCCCTCCTAAAAGTGCACTTTGGATAGGTTACGCATGGGGTTTAGGCCAATTCACAACGGGTATCAGTTGGGTATACGTCAGTATTGATGGCTTTGGTGGAATGCCACTGGCAGCCAACTTATTCTTGATGGCACTGCTTGTGGGCTATCTAGCCGTTTACTCAGGGCTTTTTACCTGGAGTTTAAACAAGTTTTTCCCTGCTAATAACCTAAGCCGTTTTTTCCTAGCAGCACCCGCGTTGTGGCTCATCAGTGACTGGTTGCGTGGCTGGGTAATGACGGGCTTCCCGTGGTTGTGGCTAGGTTACAGCCAAATTGATTCTCCGCTTGGCTCTTTCGCACCGATTGGTGGTGTAGAACTAGTAACGCTTGCAATTATTGTTTCTGCTTCTGCGCTCGCTTATACGGTCATCAACAAAGCATGGAGTGTCGCTGTCATCCCTGCTGTTGTGTTTAGCACCGGTTTTGGTCTTCGCAATATCGACTGGGTAACGCCGAACCCTGACAAAACAACGTCAGTGGTATTGATTCAAGGCAACGTCGCTCAAGACAGCAAATGGCTACCAAGTCATCGCTGGCCGACAATGATGAAATACACCGATCTGAGCAGAGAAAACTGGGATGCGGATATCATAATCTGGCCTGAAGCGGCTATTCCTGCATTTGAGGTAGAGATTCCGTCTTTCCTACGTAACTTAGACAGTGCAGCCAAGATGAATAACAGCTCGATCATCACGGGTGTATTGAATCAGTCTGAAGATAAGAAGTACTACAACAGCATTTTATCGCTTGGTGTAAATCCATACGGCGAGTACAGCTACGATCCAAACGAACGCTACCACAAACATCACCTATTACCATTTGGTGAGTTTGTACCGTTTGAAGATATCTTACGACCGTTAGCGCCGTTCTTTAACTTGCCAATGTCATCGTTTAGCCGTGGCGATTATGTTCAACCAAACATCGTTGCTAATGGCCGTCACCTAGCGCCAGCACTGTGCTATGAGATCATCTTTAATGATCAAGTTAGACAGAATGTCACCGATGAAACGGACTTTATTCTCACGCTCTCTAACGATGCGTGGTTCGGCCGTTCAATTGGTCCGTTGCAACATATGGAAATCGCACAGATGCGTGCTCTAGAGCTTGGTAAGCCGCTTATTCGCTCGACCAACAATGGTGTAACGGCAGTAACGGATCACAAAGGCAAGATCATCAAGCAAATCCCGCAATTTGAAACCGCGGTATTGAAAGCTGAACTTGTTTCAACAGATGGTCAAACCCCTTATCACGTGGTCGGTACTTGGCCGCTGTATATCTGGGCTTTGTTGAGCTTAGTGATTGGCTGGCTTGTGAGAAGAAAAGACTAG
- the corC gene encoding CNNM family magnesium/cobalt transport protein CorC (CorC(YbeX) belongs to the Cyclin M Mg2+ Exporter (CNNM) family, and was characterized as belonging to a set of three proteins, at least one of which must be present for CorA to function.) — protein MNEGNPPTSEGSKKSEGPSRKSFFERLGQLFQGEVKDRQELVDVIRDSEINDLIDHDTRDMLEGVMEISEMRVRDIMLPRSQMVTVERTDDLDTLIALITDAQHSRYPVISEDKDHVEGILLAKDLLKYLGSDSAPFDIEQVIRPVVVVPESKRVDRLLKEFQEERYHMSIVVDEFGGVSGLVTIEDILEEIVGEIEDEFDDEEELDIRKLSKHTFSVKALTTIEEFNDTFNTAFSDDEVDTVGGMVMTALGHLPVRGEIVEIENYHFKITSADNRRVIQLQVTIPDEQPLPTIEE, from the coding sequence ATGAACGAAGGTAACCCCCCCACTTCTGAGGGAAGTAAAAAATCTGAAGGTCCGAGTAGAAAGTCCTTCTTTGAACGCCTAGGCCAACTATTTCAAGGCGAGGTAAAAGACCGCCAAGAGCTCGTAGATGTAATCCGCGACTCAGAAATTAATGACCTAATTGACCACGACACACGCGACATGCTCGAAGGTGTTATGGAAATTTCAGAGATGCGAGTACGCGATATCATGCTGCCTCGCTCTCAAATGGTTACAGTTGAACGCACCGATGACTTAGATACATTGATTGCGCTTATTACTGATGCTCAACACTCTCGCTACCCAGTGATCAGTGAAGATAAAGACCATGTTGAAGGCATTCTATTAGCGAAGGACCTACTTAAGTACTTGGGCTCAGACAGTGCTCCATTTGACATCGAACAAGTGATTCGCCCTGTAGTTGTTGTTCCTGAAAGTAAGCGTGTTGATCGCCTACTCAAGGAATTCCAAGAAGAGCGTTACCACATGTCTATCGTTGTCGATGAGTTTGGCGGTGTCTCTGGCCTAGTAACCATTGAAGATATCCTCGAAGAAATCGTTGGTGAAATTGAAGACGAGTTCGACGATGAAGAAGAGTTAGATATTCGTAAGCTGAGTAAACATACTTTCTCTGTTAAAGCTTTAACCACTATTGAAGAGTTCAACGACACGTTTAACACAGCCTTTAGTGATGATGAAGTGGATACAGTGGGCGGTATGGTGATGACAGCACTCGGTCACTTGCCAGTTCGTGGCGAAATTGTAGAAATCGAAAACTACCATTTCAAAATTACATCTGCAGATAACCGTCGTGTGATTCAGCTACAGGTAACCATTCCTGACGAACAGCCTCTTCCGACTATCGAAGAATAA
- the lptE gene encoding LPS assembly lipoprotein LptE, whose translation MRLISLSSLKVTIVVLTVSLLSACGFHLRGDYSVPEELNKISVTSYDQYSTFTRMMKSQLRMNDVEIVPPAENTPNLHIISEGVGERTLSLYQNTRAAEIELTFYASYRVTIPELGSKTFSTSVTRSYLDNPLTALAKSVERDMIEDEMRKLATSQILRQMARLKANIAADSMDLEALEHNQVKELEKQYNIKNIEVEDVEIAPSSEEQPVLSESVE comes from the coding sequence ATGCGCCTGATTTCACTATCTTCATTGAAAGTTACTATTGTTGTTCTAACCGTTAGCCTATTGAGTGCCTGTGGTTTTCACCTGCGTGGTGATTACTCCGTGCCAGAAGAACTTAACAAGATTTCTGTGACCAGTTACGACCAATACAGCACGTTTACACGTATGATGAAAAGCCAGCTGCGCATGAATGATGTAGAAATTGTTCCACCTGCGGAAAACACTCCTAACCTACATATCATTAGCGAAGGCGTTGGTGAGCGAACTCTGTCTCTGTACCAAAACACTCGTGCGGCAGAAATTGAACTGACTTTCTACGCTTCGTACCGTGTAACTATCCCTGAACTAGGCTCAAAGACATTTTCAACCAGCGTAACCCGTAGCTACCTAGACAACCCGTTAACAGCTCTCGCGAAATCGGTTGAGCGTGACATGATCGAAGATGAAATGCGTAAACTAGCGACTAGCCAAATCCTTCGTCAAATGGCTCGCCTCAAGGCTAATATTGCCGCTGATAGCATGGATCTAGAAGCACTTGAACACAATCAGGTTAAAGAACTTGAAAAACAGTACAACATCAAAAATATCGAAGTTGAAGACGTTGAGATTGCTCCAAGCTCAGAAGAGCAGCCGGTACTCAGCGAATCTGTTGAATAA
- the ybeY gene encoding rRNA maturation RNase YbeY: MSIELDLQIAVENEQGLPTEQDIQLWLDKTIPQFQENAELTVRIVDTEESHQLNHEYRGKDKPTNVLSFPFEAPPGIELDLLGDLIICRQVVEKEAEEQNKPLLAHWAHMVVHGSLHLLGYDHIEDDEAEEMESLETEIMQAMGFEDPYILEK; encoded by the coding sequence ATGTCTATTGAACTAGACCTGCAAATTGCGGTCGAAAATGAGCAAGGTCTTCCAACCGAGCAAGATATTCAGCTTTGGTTAGACAAGACAATTCCTCAGTTTCAAGAGAACGCCGAGTTGACGGTTCGTATCGTTGATACGGAAGAGAGCCACCAACTCAATCATGAATACCGTGGTAAAGATAAGCCAACTAACGTGCTGTCTTTTCCATTCGAAGCTCCTCCAGGGATCGAATTAGATCTTCTGGGCGACCTCATTATTTGCCGCCAAGTTGTCGAAAAAGAAGCAGAAGAGCAAAATAAGCCTCTGCTAGCACACTGGGCTCATATGGTTGTACATGGCAGTCTGCATCTGCTAGGTTATGATCATATCGAAGATGATGAAGCTGAAGAGATGGAGTCACTCGAGACAGAAATCATGCAAGCTATGGGGTTTGAAGACCCTTACATTCTAGAAAAGTAA
- the rsfS gene encoding ribosome silencing factor — protein MLREELKDFLADKADDMKAESIVTIDVEGKSSVTDYMIVCTGTSKRHVASIAQHVADEVRKAGMQPLGMDGQQEGEWVVLDMGTSMLHVMQEEHRELYQLEKLWG, from the coding sequence GTGTTACGTGAAGAACTAAAAGATTTTCTTGCAGACAAAGCCGATGACATGAAAGCAGAATCGATTGTAACTATCGATGTAGAAGGCAAATCAAGTGTGACTGATTACATGATTGTTTGTACTGGCACCTCTAAACGCCATGTTGCCTCTATTGCACAGCATGTTGCTGATGAAGTGCGTAAAGCGGGTATGCAGCCTCTAGGTATGGACGGTCAGCAAGAAGGTGAATGGGTTGTTCTAGATATGGGCACAAGCATGCTTCACGTTATGCAAGAAGAGCATCGTGAGCTGTACCAACTAGAAAAACTTTGGGGCTAA
- a CDS encoding zinc ribbon-containing protein, with translation MPKKKALYEEVVEEVIETLKHSPEELNNKIETSGKFAKAANDMTKDELSLISAYVKSDLKEFSESYEESKSGPFYLMIADSIWQGLLDITDRTKVEWVELFQDLEHQGLYQADEVIGLGTLVCDECGHQTEYNHPTTIIPCIKCGSKGFSRKALKP, from the coding sequence ATGCCGAAGAAAAAAGCACTCTATGAAGAAGTGGTTGAAGAGGTCATCGAAACGCTGAAGCATAGTCCTGAAGAGCTCAACAACAAAATCGAAACGTCAGGTAAGTTTGCGAAAGCAGCCAATGACATGACTAAGGATGAACTATCGCTGATTTCAGCCTATGTGAAATCGGACTTAAAAGAATTCTCTGAAAGTTATGAAGAGAGTAAAAGCGGCCCGTTCTACTTGATGATTGCTGATTCCATTTGGCAAGGTCTATTGGATATCACGGACCGCACTAAGGTGGAGTGGGTTGAGTTGTTCCAAGATTTAGAGCATCAAGGCTTGTATCAAGCGGATGAGGTTATTGGTCTTGGTACATTGGTCTGCGATGAGTGTGGTCATCAAACCGAATATAATCACCCAACCACGATTATTCCGTGCATCAAATGTGGTTCGAAAGGATTCAGCCGCAAAGCGCTGAAGCCGTAA
- the holA gene encoding DNA polymerase III subunit delta gives MRIFADRLSEQLSKQLNNVYLIFGNEPLLLQESREAILKAAKQQGFEERHRFAIDNSLDWNEVYDCTQALSLFSSRQVIELELPESGVNAAIAKELLAISEHIHSDILLLLVGTKLTKAQESAKWFKALSNQGHWVSCLTPDVGRLPQFVQARCRQIGLYPDPEAVQMLAQWHEGNLFALTQSLEKLALQYPDGKLTLVRLEESLSRHNHFTPFHWSDALLAGKGNRAQRILRQLEAEGVEPVILLRSIQRELALLLQMQQQMKQMPIGQVFEKHRIWQSKKPLYNAALTRVSISRLHSLFALLTQAELMTKTQYEQSPWPLIHQLSVEFCIPSASIPFHA, from the coding sequence ATGCGTATTTTTGCCGATCGTCTATCGGAGCAACTGTCTAAACAGCTGAACAATGTTTATCTGATTTTTGGTAACGAACCCCTGCTGTTACAAGAAAGCCGAGAAGCGATTCTGAAAGCAGCTAAGCAACAAGGCTTCGAAGAACGTCACCGCTTTGCGATCGATAATAGTCTCGATTGGAATGAGGTTTACGATTGCACTCAAGCACTCAGCCTATTCTCTAGCCGTCAGGTCATCGAACTTGAGCTTCCGGAGTCGGGTGTCAATGCGGCGATAGCAAAAGAATTGCTCGCCATTTCTGAGCATATTCATAGTGATATTCTATTACTCTTGGTTGGCACTAAGCTAACTAAAGCTCAAGAGAGTGCAAAATGGTTTAAAGCGCTCTCTAATCAAGGACATTGGGTCAGCTGTTTAACTCCAGATGTAGGCCGATTACCTCAATTTGTCCAAGCTCGTTGCCGCCAAATCGGCTTATATCCAGACCCTGAAGCCGTTCAAATGCTGGCACAATGGCACGAAGGCAACCTTTTTGCGTTGACTCAAAGCCTAGAGAAACTGGCGCTACAATACCCAGATGGAAAGCTCACTTTAGTGCGCTTGGAAGAATCGCTGAGTCGCCACAACCATTTTACTCCGTTCCATTGGAGTGATGCGTTACTGGCAGGTAAAGGCAATCGAGCACAGCGGATACTAAGACAGTTAGAGGCGGAAGGTGTCGAGCCTGTTATTCTGCTGCGTAGCATACAACGTGAGCTTGCTCTGCTATTGCAGATGCAGCAACAAATGAAACAGATGCCGATTGGTCAGGTTTTCGAAAAACACCGCATCTGGCAATCTAAAAAGCCTCTTTATAACGCCGCGCTAACAAGAGTTTCGATTTCTCGATTACACTCCTTGTTCGCGTTGCTCACTCAAGCTGAATTGATGACAAAAACTCAATATGAGCAGTCGCCATGGCCACTAATTCATCAGTTAAGCGTAGAGTTTTGCATCCCTTCAGCTTCAATACCATTCCACGCATAA
- the mrdA gene encoding penicillin-binding protein 2: protein MLRKRSQIRDYKAEARLFTSRAFVAFAGIIVMMSMLVVNLYNIQVNQYQDYKTRSNDNRIKVVPIAPNRGLIYDRNGVLLAENRPVFNLEIIPERIKDMDDTLARLQALIEIPPERIERFNRDRRNSRRFKSVPILNQLSEEQVAVFSVNQHKFPGVEVTGTLKRFYPYGDVLTHVIGYVSRINDRDMQRLMREEKDANYQATRDIGKLGIERYYEDMLHGTAGYQEVEVNSRGRVIRTLKFVPSVPGKDIVLNLDIKLQLYVHKLLDGRRGSAIVLDPKDNGVLAMVSSPSYDPNAFVHGISSKGYNALLQDKNRPLVNRATLGIYPPASTIKPFIAVAALQEGVITPNTTRNDPGYWKIPNSKTRPFRDWLRWGHGVVDIEKAIEESVDTFFYQIAYDLGIDRISKWMMMFGFGDYTGIDIYEESKANMPTRDWKMARHRVPWYQGDTIPVGIGQGYWTATPMQIAKATSVLVNEGEVTAPHLLRSTIDNGRPFDEQIMSDIETYPPLTGVKKKYWDIAQEGMRLANHGKKGTARRSFQKMSYQTAGKSGTAQVFGLKEDEEYNADEIAEHLRDHALFTGYAPFEDPEAVVTIVLENAGGGSSNGGPVVRRILDHIILAEDYQSEPIK from the coding sequence ATGTTACGTAAACGTAGCCAAATCCGTGATTACAAAGCAGAAGCACGACTATTTACTAGCCGTGCTTTTGTTGCGTTTGCGGGGATCATAGTCATGATGTCGATGTTGGTTGTTAACCTGTACAACATTCAGGTCAATCAATACCAAGACTATAAAACTCGTTCTAACGACAACCGTATCAAGGTCGTTCCAATAGCCCCTAACCGCGGTTTGATTTACGATCGCAACGGTGTACTTCTTGCCGAAAACCGTCCTGTTTTCAACCTAGAAATCATACCCGAAAGAATCAAAGATATGGATGACACGCTTGCCCGTCTGCAAGCATTAATCGAGATCCCACCAGAACGTATCGAGCGCTTTAATCGTGATCGTCGTAATTCACGACGCTTTAAATCAGTACCGATTCTGAATCAACTCTCTGAAGAACAAGTTGCCGTCTTCTCTGTAAACCAACACAAATTCCCAGGTGTTGAGGTTACGGGAACATTGAAGCGTTTCTACCCGTATGGCGATGTGCTCACTCACGTGATTGGCTATGTATCGCGCATCAATGATCGTGATATGCAGCGCTTGATGCGAGAAGAAAAAGACGCTAATTACCAAGCAACTCGTGATATCGGTAAGTTGGGGATTGAGCGTTATTACGAAGACATGTTACACGGTACAGCTGGCTACCAAGAAGTTGAAGTTAACAGCCGTGGACGAGTGATTCGTACCCTCAAATTTGTGCCTTCGGTTCCGGGCAAAGATATCGTACTCAACTTAGATATTAAGCTACAGCTATACGTACACAAGTTACTTGATGGCCGCCGTGGTTCAGCTATAGTTCTCGATCCGAAAGACAATGGCGTTTTAGCTATGGTATCAAGCCCAAGCTACGACCCAAACGCATTCGTGCATGGTATCTCGTCTAAAGGCTATAACGCGCTACTTCAAGACAAAAACCGCCCTTTGGTTAACCGTGCCACGCTAGGTATTTACCCACCAGCATCCACGATCAAGCCATTCATTGCTGTTGCTGCTCTTCAAGAAGGTGTGATTACACCAAACACTACGCGCAATGACCCAGGCTATTGGAAGATACCAAACTCAAAAACGAGACCATTCCGTGACTGGTTACGTTGGGGACACGGTGTCGTGGATATAGAGAAAGCGATTGAAGAGTCGGTGGATACCTTCTTTTACCAAATTGCTTATGATCTCGGCATCGATCGCATATCCAAATGGATGATGATGTTCGGCTTTGGTGATTATACTGGAATCGATATCTACGAAGAAAGCAAAGCCAATATGCCAACTCGTGATTGGAAGATGGCCAGACACCGTGTGCCTTGGTATCAGGGCGACACAATCCCTGTTGGCATCGGCCAAGGCTACTGGACTGCAACACCAATGCAGATTGCGAAAGCAACCTCTGTATTAGTCAATGAAGGTGAAGTGACAGCACCTCACCTACTGCGTTCAACCATTGATAATGGCCGTCCATTCGATGAACAAATCATGTCCGACATTGAAACTTACCCACCGCTAACTGGGGTTAAGAAGAAGTATTGGGATATCGCTCAGGAAGGTATGAGGCTGGCTAACCACGGTAAGAAAGGTACGGCAAGACGTTCATTCCAAAAGATGTCTTACCAAACCGCGGGGAAATCGGGTACTGCACAGGTATTCGGCCTTAAAGAAGATGAAGAGTACAACGCGGACGAAATCGCAGAGCACTTACGCGATCACGCCCTCTTTACTGGCTATGCGCCTTTTGAAGATCCAGAAGCCGTCGTGACTATCGTTCTAGAGAATGCAGGTGGCGGTTCTTCTAACGGCGGCCCAGTAGTAAGAAGGATTTTAGACCATATTATCCTTGCAGAAGATTATCAAAGTGAGCCAATTAAATAA
- the leuS gene encoding leucine--tRNA ligase has protein sequence MQEQYNPQEIEQKVQQHWDDSETFVVSEDPNKEKFYCLSMFPYPSGRLHMGHVRNYTIGDVVSRFQRLQGKNVMQPIGWDAFGLPAENAAVKNNTAPAPWTYENIEYMKNQLKLLGFGYDWNREFATCTPEYYRWEQEFFTKLYEKGLVYKKTSSVNWCPNDQTVLANEQVEDGCCWRCDTPVEQKKIPQWFIKITEYAQELLDDLDNLEGWPEMVKTMQRNWIGRSEGVELSFAVNGEEAPLEVYTTRPDTLMGVSYVGIAAGHPLAEKASQNNPELAAFVEECRNTKVAEAELATMEKKGMDTGLTAIHPLNGRVVPVYVANFVLMDYGTGAVMAVPAHDQRDYEFANKYGIDIIPVIKPEDGSELDVSEAAYTEKGVLFDSGEFDGLAFQEAFDAIAAKLEAEGKGKKTVNFRLRDWGVSRQRYWGAPIPMVTTEDGEVHPVPADQLPVILPEDVVMDGVTSPIKADKSWAETTFNGEPALRETDTFDTFMESSWYYARYCSPQADDILDPEKANYWLPVDQYIGGIEHACMHLLYSRFFHKLLRDAGYVTSDEPFKQLLCQGMVLADAFFHTNEKGTKEWIAPTDVTIDRDGKGRIEKAVDNQGREVEHSGMIKMSKSKNNGIDPQEMVDKYGADTVRLFMMFASPADMTLEWQESGVEGANRFLKRVWKLVHAHSSKGAAESVDASALSGDQKALRRDIHKTIAKVTDDIGRRQTFNTAIAAIMELMNKLAKAPQESVQDRAILDEALKAVVRMLYPMTPHISYEMWIALGESNVDSATWPTFDEKALVEDEKTIVVMINGKLRAKLTVAADATEEQVRELGLNDENAKKFLDGLTIRKVIFVPGKLLNIVAN, from the coding sequence ATGCAAGAACAATATAACCCGCAAGAGATTGAACAAAAGGTTCAACAACACTGGGATGACAGCGAGACTTTCGTTGTAAGTGAAGACCCAAACAAAGAAAAATTCTACTGTCTTTCTATGTTCCCGTACCCAAGTGGCCGACTGCACATGGGTCACGTGCGTAACTACACCATCGGTGATGTGGTATCTCGTTTCCAACGTCTACAAGGCAAAAACGTAATGCAGCCAATCGGTTGGGATGCATTCGGCCTACCTGCAGAAAACGCAGCTGTTAAGAACAACACAGCGCCTGCACCATGGACTTACGAAAACATCGAGTACATGAAAAACCAGCTTAAGCTTTTAGGCTTTGGTTACGACTGGAACCGTGAATTCGCAACGTGTACGCCTGAGTACTACCGTTGGGAGCAAGAGTTCTTCACTAAGCTTTACGAAAAAGGCCTAGTTTACAAGAAGACTTCTTCTGTTAACTGGTGTCCGAACGACCAAACTGTACTTGCAAACGAGCAAGTAGAAGATGGCTGCTGCTGGCGTTGTGATACTCCAGTAGAACAAAAGAAAATCCCACAGTGGTTCATTAAGATCACTGAGTACGCTCAAGAGCTACTAGACGATCTAGACAACCTAGAAGGTTGGCCTGAAATGGTTAAGACCATGCAGCGCAACTGGATAGGTCGCTCTGAAGGTGTTGAGCTGTCTTTCGCTGTTAACGGTGAAGAAGCGCCACTAGAGGTTTACACAACTCGTCCAGACACGCTAATGGGTGTTTCTTACGTTGGTATCGCTGCAGGTCACCCACTTGCAGAGAAAGCATCTCAAAACAATCCTGAGCTTGCTGCGTTCGTTGAAGAGTGTCGTAACACTAAAGTTGCTGAAGCTGAATTAGCGACGATGGAAAAGAAAGGTATGGATACTGGTCTAACGGCTATCCACCCTCTTAACGGTCGTGTTGTTCCTGTATACGTAGCAAACTTCGTTCTTATGGATTACGGCACAGGTGCGGTAATGGCGGTTCCTGCTCACGATCAACGTGACTACGAATTCGCAAATAAGTACGGCATCGATATCATTCCAGTAATCAAGCCAGAAGACGGCTCTGAACTAGATGTGTCTGAAGCGGCTTACACAGAGAAAGGCGTATTGTTCGACTCTGGTGAGTTCGATGGTCTTGCTTTCCAAGAAGCATTCGATGCAATCGCTGCGAAGCTTGAAGCTGAAGGCAAAGGTAAGAAGACAGTAAACTTCCGTCTACGCGACTGGGGTGTATCTCGTCAACGTTACTGGGGTGCACCAATCCCAATGGTAACCACTGAAGACGGTGAAGTTCACCCAGTACCAGCAGACCAGCTACCAGTCATTCTTCCAGAAGACGTGGTAATGGACGGCGTGACGAGCCCAATCAAGGCAGACAAGTCTTGGGCTGAGACAACATTCAACGGCGAACCTGCTCTACGTGAGACAGATACATTCGATACGTTCATGGAATCTTCTTGGTACTACGCTCGTTACTGTTCACCACAAGCTGACGATATCCTAGATCCAGAAAAAGCAAACTACTGGCTACCAGTAGACCAGTACATCGGTGGTATCGAGCACGCTTGTATGCACCTATTGTACTCTCGTTTCTTCCATAAATTGCTACGTGATGCAGGTTACGTAACGTCTGACGAACCATTCAAGCAGCTTCTCTGTCAAGGCATGGTTCTAGCTGACGCATTCTTCCACACGAATGAAAAAGGCACGAAAGAGTGGATTGCTCCTACTGACGTGACTATCGATCGTGACGGTAAAGGCCGTATCGAAAAAGCTGTCGACAACCAAGGCCGCGAAGTTGAACACTCAGGCATGATCAAGATGTCTAAGTCGAAAAACAACGGTATCGACCCACAAGAGATGGTGGACAAGTACGGTGCTGACACAGTACGTCTATTCATGATGTTTGCTTCTCCTGCAGACATGACACTTGAGTGGCAAGAATCTGGCGTTGAAGGCGCAAACCGCTTCCTTAAGCGTGTTTGGAAACTCGTTCACGCTCACTCTTCTAAAGGCGCTGCTGAATCTGTTGATGCTTCTGCTCTGTCTGGTGACCAAAAAGCACTTCGTCGTGATATCCACAAGACTATCGCGAAAGTAACGGACGATATCGGCCGTCGTCAAACGTTCAACACCGCAATCGCTGCAATCATGGAACTGATGAACAAACTAGCGAAAGCACCTCAAGAGTCTGTACAAGATCGTGCAATCCTTGATGAAGCATTAAAAGCTGTCGTTCGCATGCTTTACCCAATGACGCCACACATCTCTTACGAAATGTGGATTGCACTGGGTGAATCAAACGTAGACTCAGCAACATGGCCAACTTTCGATGAGAAAGCGCTAGTTGAAGACGAGAAGACTATCGTTGTAATGATCAACGGCAAGCTTCGTGCGAAACTAACCGTTGCTGCTGATGCGACCGAAGAGCAAGTTCGTGAACTTGGTCTAAACGATGAGAACGCTAAGAAGTTCCTAGATGGCCTAACTATCCGCAAGGTTATCTTCGTACCTGGTAAGCTTCTGAACATCGTTGCTAACTAA